The following are encoded together in the Methylomonas methanica MC09 genome:
- a CDS encoding NUDIX hydrolase — protein sequence MDEKQFLADYDKRQYDSPLLTVDAVLFTYHEACLKVLLVQRSNHPELGKWGLPGGFVDLIRDITLEDTVLRKLQEKTGIEPPYLEQLQTIGNAQRDKRGWSVTIAYTALMAFQACYAHVATVADAQWLALDTVAEMDLAFDHQAIISLARERLRQKALYSIVPAYALEETFTLPELQALHEALIGKGLQKKSFRRRIEQAELLIDTGEKRSEGGRPAALYKMKKSAGNYTFVRNLED from the coding sequence ATGGACGAAAAACAGTTTTTAGCCGACTACGACAAACGCCAATACGACAGCCCGCTACTCACGGTCGATGCGGTGCTCTTTACCTATCACGAGGCATGCTTGAAGGTCTTGCTGGTGCAGCGTTCCAACCACCCTGAATTGGGCAAATGGGGCTTGCCGGGCGGTTTTGTCGATTTGATTCGGGATATAACCCTGGAAGATACGGTTCTGCGCAAGCTGCAAGAAAAAACCGGCATCGAACCACCTTACCTGGAGCAACTGCAAACGATCGGGAATGCCCAACGCGACAAGCGTGGCTGGTCGGTGACGATTGCCTATACGGCATTAATGGCTTTTCAGGCATGCTATGCGCATGTCGCCACAGTCGCCGATGCCCAGTGGTTGGCACTGGATACGGTTGCGGAAATGGATTTGGCTTTCGATCATCAAGCCATCATAAGTCTGGCCCGCGAGCGTTTGCGGCAAAAAGCGCTGTATTCCATCGTACCGGCCTACGCGTTGGAGGAAACCTTCACCCTGCCGGAATTACAGGCATTGCATGAAGCGTTGATCGGCAAAGGCTTGCAGAAAAAATCCTTCCGCCGCCGTATCGAACAAGCCGAGTTACTGATAGACACCGGCGAAAAACGCTCGGAAGGCGGCCGCCCGGCAGCTTTATATAAGATGAAAAAAAGTGCCGGCAATTATACCTTTGTAAGGAATTTAGAAGATTGA